The Deltaproteobacteria bacterium genome includes a window with the following:
- a CDS encoding transporter, translating into MHASSTPATDHGRIVGEHPPCLDPAQLEQLEREFTTWAASARRADVILSRKRVLLIFLLIRHTGAKLNEVARLDPIRDIDHDRLLITYGGPEGETRTIPISTTLSHKIRDLLASPELHEAVSQGLGVDPGFIRRKFYERAEARGFPKQLGAPEMIRKSRGVELMRANMPLPAVQLYLGHSSPNLTSAYVSFSEDEIRAVTTSFLEREARRATSARNAFFGKITAIHAGDIQATIHLRTMDGLDIVTVITQGSLERLGLKPGRLAAIEVKAPWVTVHAGRTEPLCTDENRFQGTVLEIRHGQTNSEFSLRITDTTTLCALVGNDALARLNLNVGDQAWAVFNSHAAVLHVDA; encoded by the coding sequence GGCGAGCACCCGCCCTGCCTGGACCCCGCGCAGTTGGAACAGCTGGAGCGGGAGTTCACGACGTGGGCGGCCAGCGCCCGGCGGGCCGACGTGATCCTCTCGCGCAAACGGGTATTGCTGATCTTTTTGCTCATCCGCCACACCGGGGCCAAATTGAACGAAGTCGCGCGCCTCGACCCAATCCGGGACATCGACCATGACCGACTGCTGATCACCTACGGCGGCCCGGAAGGCGAAACGCGGACAATCCCCATCTCCACGACCCTGAGCCACAAAATCCGCGACCTGCTGGCTTCTCCCGAACTCCACGAGGCCGTGTCCCAAGGCCTGGGCGTGGACCCGGGTTTCATCCGGCGCAAATTCTACGAACGGGCCGAAGCCCGGGGCTTTCCCAAGCAACTTGGCGCGCCGGAAATGATCCGCAAATCACGCGGCGTGGAGCTCATGCGGGCCAACATGCCCTTGCCCGCCGTGCAGCTCTATCTGGGACATTCCAGCCCCAATCTGACCTCGGCCTACGTGTCATTTTCGGAGGACGAAATCCGGGCCGTCACGACCTCGTTCCTGGAACGGGAAGCCAGGCGCGCCACCAGCGCCCGAAACGCTTTTTTCGGGAAAATCACCGCCATCCACGCCGGGGACATCCAGGCCACGATTCATCTCCGAACCATGGACGGCCTCGACATCGTGACCGTCATCACCCAGGGCAGCCTGGAGCGACTGGGCCTCAAACCCGGCCGGCTGGCCGCCATCGAGGTCAAGGCACCCTGGGTCACCGTGCACGCGGGCCGGACGGAGCCGCTCTGCACGGATGAAAACCGCTTCCAGGGCACGGTCCTGGAAATTCGGCACGGACAAACCAACAGCGAATTCTCGCTGCGTATCACGGACACGACCACGCTCTGCGCCCTGGTCGGCAACGACGCCCTGGCCCGTTTGAATCTGAACGTGGGCGACCAGGCCTGGGCCGTGTTCAACAGCCATGCCGCCGTGCTCCATGTGGACGCATGA